One Banduia mediterranea genomic region harbors:
- a CDS encoding aminotransferase class I/II-fold pyridoxal phosphate-dependent enzyme, protein MRNALSTRLDAELRRIRAADLYRVRRVIDGNHGADIVVDGRRCINFCSNDYLGLAGDPRLAVAAKRALDHAGVGSGGSALISGYNAEHRALEEALADFTGRPRALLFSSGWAANLGVLRGLLRCGDAIVADELNHASLIDGGRLSGADYRRVPHRNLAAYEATLGDLAAAPGGTLSLIVSDSLFSMDGDIAELPALRRLGRRFGAPLMIDDAHGFGVLGEHGRGAVEMSSDSIPDIYVATLGKAIGAAGAFVAGDEDLIEYLVQRARSWIFSTAPPPAVAAAAHAGLRIAREEPGHRQRLHANIRQFVDGARRCGLPLGQQAGEMSSTAIQPLLTGDEARTLAMSRGLFERGYWVAAIRPPTVPRGTSRLRITLSAAHRPAQIDGLLNALGEVWEALGSESEPA, encoded by the coding sequence GTGCGCAATGCGCTGTCGACGCGCCTGGACGCCGAACTGCGGCGGATACGCGCGGCCGATCTGTACCGGGTGCGTCGCGTCATCGACGGGAATCACGGCGCGGATATCGTGGTCGATGGTCGCCGCTGCATCAATTTCTGCAGCAACGACTACCTCGGCCTCGCGGGCGATCCGCGCCTGGCGGTGGCGGCGAAGCGCGCGCTGGACCATGCCGGCGTCGGCAGCGGCGGCTCGGCGCTGATCTCCGGATACAACGCGGAACACCGCGCGCTGGAAGAAGCCCTGGCGGATTTCACCGGTCGTCCGCGCGCCTTGCTGTTTTCGAGCGGCTGGGCGGCCAATCTGGGTGTGCTGCGCGGCCTGCTGCGCTGCGGTGATGCCATCGTCGCGGACGAACTGAATCACGCTTCGTTGATCGACGGCGGCCGTCTGTCCGGCGCCGACTATCGACGCGTTCCGCATCGCAATCTGGCCGCGTACGAAGCCACGCTGGGTGATCTGGCGGCCGCCCCGGGCGGCACGCTGTCACTGATCGTCAGCGACAGCCTGTTCAGCATGGATGGCGATATCGCCGAGCTACCGGCCCTGCGCCGCCTGGGCCGGCGATTCGGTGCGCCGCTGATGATCGACGACGCACATGGATTCGGTGTACTCGGCGAGCACGGGCGCGGCGCCGTCGAAATGTCTTCGGATTCGATTCCCGACATCTATGTGGCCACGCTCGGCAAGGCGATCGGCGCCGCCGGCGCCTTCGTCGCCGGTGACGAGGATCTGATCGAGTATCTGGTGCAACGCGCACGCAGCTGGATCTTTTCCACGGCGCCGCCACCCGCTGTCGCTGCGGCCGCGCATGCCGGTTTGCGGATCGCGCGCGAGGAGCCCGGGCATCGCCAGCGTCTGCACGCCAATATCCGGCAGTTCGTCGACGGTGCCCGGCGCTGCGGACTTCCGCTGGGGCAGCAGGCCGGAGAAATGTCCAGCACCGCGATCCAGCCGCTGCTGACGGGCGATGAGGCGCGGACCCTTGCGATGAGCCGCGGCCTGTTCGAGCGTGGTTACTGGGTCGCGGCGATTCGCCCGCCGACGGTACCGCGCGGCACCTCGCGTCTGCGCATCACCTTGTCCGCTGCGCATCGACCGGCGCAGATCGACGGTTTGCTCAATGCGCTCGGCGAGGTCTGGGAGGCCTTGGGTTCCGAGTCCGAGCCGGCCTGA
- a CDS encoding ComF family protein — protein MKCLLVDGWRRLSAPACRLCAASGAGPLCTACVESLPWNDCACERCAQPLSTMQRLCARCQRRAPPYDHAGASFRLEAPIQQMIYGLKSHARLDNAELLAQLMTSAHPAFVDEHCLLVPVPLFRHRLRRRGYNQALELARRLARRLQLRCDGLAVTQVRASRDLTRLDRPARRREVRGAYTVDPARVRGQALVLVDDVMTTGATVESISRLCRQAGAASISVWTAARTP, from the coding sequence ATGAAGTGCCTTCTGGTTGACGGCTGGCGACGACTCAGCGCACCGGCCTGCCGCTTGTGTGCGGCCAGCGGGGCTGGCCCACTGTGCACGGCCTGCGTCGAAAGCCTGCCGTGGAACGATTGCGCCTGCGAACGCTGCGCGCAGCCCCTGTCGACGATGCAGCGGCTGTGCGCCCGTTGCCAGCGTCGCGCCCCGCCATACGACCACGCGGGGGCCAGCTTCCGACTCGAAGCACCGATACAGCAGATGATCTACGGCCTGAAGTCGCACGCGCGTCTCGACAACGCCGAGCTGCTGGCGCAATTGATGACAAGTGCGCACCCGGCCTTCGTTGACGAACATTGCCTGCTCGTCCCGGTGCCGCTGTTTCGGCATCGCTTGCGTCGACGCGGCTACAACCAGGCGCTGGAGCTGGCGCGGCGCCTGGCACGACGGCTGCAACTGCGCTGCGACGGTCTGGCGGTGACTCAGGTTCGTGCCAGCCGCGACCTGACCCGACTCGACCGCCCTGCGCGCCGCCGCGAGGTTCGTGGCGCCTACACCGTCGATCCGGCGCGGGTTCGGGGCCAGGCGCTGGTGCTGGTCGACGATGTGATGACCACCGGCGCCACGGTCGAGTCCATCAGCCGCCTGTGCCGACAGGCCGGAGCGGCCAGCATCTCGGTGTGGACGGCCGCGCGCACGCCCTGA
- the bioB gene encoding biotin synthase BioB, giving the protein MSANEIRHDWSSAEVAALFDLPFSDLMFRAQTVHREHFDPNAVQLSTLLSIKTGACPEDCAYCPQSVRFETGLQKEALMEVDAVLEAAREAKANGATRFCMGAAWRSPKERDLDKVEAMVRGVKELGLESCVTLGMLKPQQAQRLADAGLDYYNHNLDTSERYYKDIISTRTYADRLDTLSNVRDAGLKTCCGGIVGMGESREDRVELMLTLANLPAHPESVPINNLVQVPGTPLAGGEPLDPFEFVRTIAVARVIMPRAYVRLSAGRTEMNDQLQALCFLAGANSIFYGDRLLTTENPQNLRDRALFARLGIEAEGRAEAHCTPKAEVSAAAEGHCG; this is encoded by the coding sequence ATGTCCGCCAACGAAATCCGTCACGACTGGTCCAGTGCCGAAGTCGCCGCGCTGTTCGATCTGCCGTTCTCCGATCTGATGTTTCGTGCGCAGACCGTGCATCGCGAACATTTCGATCCGAACGCGGTGCAGCTTTCCACCCTGCTGTCGATCAAGACCGGCGCCTGCCCCGAAGATTGCGCCTATTGCCCGCAGTCGGTGCGCTTCGAGACGGGTTTGCAGAAGGAGGCGTTGATGGAGGTCGACGCGGTGCTGGAAGCCGCGCGCGAGGCCAAGGCCAATGGCGCGACCCGGTTCTGCATGGGTGCCGCCTGGCGTTCGCCGAAGGAGCGCGATCTCGACAAGGTCGAGGCGATGGTGCGCGGCGTCAAGGAACTGGGGCTGGAGTCCTGTGTCACGCTGGGCATGCTCAAGCCGCAGCAGGCGCAGCGCCTGGCCGATGCCGGGCTGGACTACTACAACCACAATCTCGATACCTCGGAGCGCTACTACAAGGACATCATCAGCACGCGGACCTATGCGGACCGGCTGGATACCCTGTCCAATGTGCGCGATGCCGGGCTCAAGACCTGTTGCGGCGGCATCGTCGGCATGGGTGAATCGCGCGAGGATCGCGTGGAACTGATGCTGACCCTGGCCAATCTGCCGGCCCACCCCGAAAGCGTGCCGATCAATAACCTGGTGCAGGTGCCGGGCACGCCACTGGCCGGTGGCGAGCCGCTGGACCCGTTCGAGTTCGTGCGCACCATCGCCGTGGCGCGCGTGATCATGCCGCGCGCCTATGTGCGCCTGTCCGCAGGCCGCACCGAGATGAACGATCAGTTGCAGGCGCTGTGTTTCCTCGCGGGCGCCAATTCGATCTTCTATGGCGATCGTCTGCTGACCACCGAGAACCCGCAGAACCTCCGCGATCGTGCATTGTTCGCCCGCCTCGGCATCGAGGCCGAAGGCCGTGCCGAAGCGCACTGCACGCCCAAGGCGGAGGTGTCCGCTGCGGCCGAGGGCCACTGCGGGTGA
- a CDS encoding SURF1 family protein codes for MSFRPRAWIVLATVLGCVAMLSAGFWQLRRADEKRAMIEQYRTLADRPAQVLRVDTPAPPATRPLVVTVSGHYLPDQQLWLDNQVDQGVAGYHVWTPLALDDGSGIVLVDRGWLAAPRSRDERPAAPVPSSALSLRGYWRELPESALHVENRLCEPNATPVVQYPRFEELRCLFDAPLADGLLWLAPGAEGGFRREWNVVDIGPERHLGYALQWFTFSATLFGLFVVLNLKRKP; via the coding sequence GTGAGCTTTCGGCCGCGCGCCTGGATCGTGCTCGCGACGGTGCTCGGATGTGTCGCCATGCTGTCCGCGGGTTTCTGGCAGCTGCGGCGTGCCGACGAGAAGCGGGCGATGATCGAGCAATATCGCACGCTCGCTGATCGCCCGGCCCAGGTTCTGCGGGTCGATACACCGGCGCCGCCGGCTACGCGCCCCTTGGTGGTGACCGTGAGTGGACACTACCTACCGGACCAACAGCTTTGGCTCGACAATCAGGTGGATCAGGGCGTGGCGGGTTATCACGTCTGGACGCCACTGGCGCTCGACGACGGCAGCGGAATCGTGCTGGTCGACCGCGGTTGGTTGGCCGCGCCGCGTTCGCGCGACGAGCGCCCGGCCGCGCCGGTGCCGAGCTCGGCGCTGAGCCTCCGCGGATATTGGCGCGAGCTGCCGGAATCGGCGCTGCACGTAGAGAACCGGTTGTGCGAGCCGAACGCGACGCCGGTGGTGCAATATCCGCGGTTCGAGGAACTGCGCTGCCTGTTCGACGCACCGCTCGCCGATGGCCTGCTGTGGCTGGCGCCGGGCGCCGAGGGCGGCTTTCGGCGCGAGTGGAATGTGGTTGATATCGGACCCGAGCGACATCTCGGCTACGCGCTGCAATGGTTTACGTTCAGCGCCACCCTGTTTGGACTGTTTGTGGTCCTGAACCTGAAACGAAAGCCATGA
- a CDS encoding DUF2244 domain-containing protein yields MDSTIPARTRLVIGPNASLSGPQAVCVMAGISAVSLGIAGFLAWRGFWPVLAWAGLELAGLGAALWISIRRNAYREVLRFENDRLRVELGMLGRGVQSVCDLPRSSTRALLEPGATANESRRLLLSSGPQRIEIGRCLIEEEKVALQKRLKELLRSGWEHCSAEAAGTVSAET; encoded by the coding sequence GTGGACTCCACCATTCCCGCACGAACCCGTCTGGTGATTGGCCCCAACGCCTCGTTGAGTGGTCCTCAGGCGGTGTGCGTCATGGCCGGAATCAGCGCGGTGAGTCTGGGTATCGCCGGATTTTTGGCTTGGCGGGGCTTTTGGCCGGTATTGGCGTGGGCCGGGCTGGAACTGGCGGGGCTCGGGGCTGCGTTGTGGATCAGCATTCGTCGAAACGCCTATCGCGAAGTATTGCGATTCGAGAATGACCGTCTGCGCGTGGAACTCGGCATGTTGGGGCGCGGTGTGCAGTCGGTTTGTGATCTGCCACGCAGTTCGACGAGGGCCTTGCTGGAACCGGGGGCCACCGCGAACGAGTCGCGCCGTCTGCTGCTGAGCAGTGGACCGCAACGCATCGAGATTGGGCGTTGCCTGATCGAAGAGGAAAAAGTGGCGCTGCAGAAGCGCTTGAAGGAATTGCTACGTTCCGGTTGGGAGCACTGCTCCGCCGAGGCTGCCGGCACGGTGTCGGCCGAAACTTAA
- the bioD gene encoding dethiobiotin synthase → MPLGHVIAVTGTDTGVGKTFAACALIQHACSRGLSVVGYKPVASGSEATSEGLRNEDALALMAASGTQLPYARINPYAFADPIAPHLAAADDDVHIDRARLTQGVAALRETHDLVIVEGAGGWQVPLGESWTFADWIGANAWPVLMVVGIRLGCINHALLSAQSIAAQTRCVGWVANGLPPPADREADIVESLRRRLQAPLLATLPALSTPAEAADHFIESTLQSLEVPASRR, encoded by the coding sequence ATGCCGCTCGGACACGTCATCGCGGTCACCGGAACCGACACCGGCGTGGGCAAGACCTTCGCCGCCTGCGCCCTGATTCAGCACGCGTGCTCCCGGGGGCTGAGCGTCGTCGGCTACAAGCCGGTGGCCAGCGGCAGCGAAGCCACGTCCGAGGGCTTGCGCAACGAGGATGCGCTGGCACTGATGGCGGCGTCCGGAACCCAATTGCCATATGCGCGAATCAATCCCTACGCCTTTGCCGACCCGATCGCGCCGCATCTTGCCGCCGCCGACGACGATGTTCACATCGATCGCGCGCGCCTGACGCAAGGTGTTGCCGCGCTGCGTGAAACGCACGATCTGGTGATCGTCGAGGGCGCCGGGGGCTGGCAAGTGCCGCTGGGCGAGAGCTGGACCTTTGCCGACTGGATCGGCGCGAATGCCTGGCCGGTGCTGATGGTGGTGGGTATCCGCCTGGGCTGCATCAATCACGCCTTGTTGAGCGCGCAATCGATCGCTGCCCAAACCCGCTGTGTGGGCTGGGTCGCGAACGGTCTGCCGCCGCCGGCGGATCGAGAGGCGGACATCGTCGAAAGTTTGCGGCGCCGGCTTCAGGCGCCGTTGTTGGCGACGCTGCCGGCGCTGTCGACGCCCGCCGAGGCCGCGGATCATTTCATAGAGTCAACGCTGCAATCGCTGGAAGTTCCGGCGTCAAGGCGCTGA
- a CDS encoding cytochrome c oxidase subunit 3, translated as MATHATDSKQPYFVPAPSVWPFLLTLGLAATLLGVSHLLEGKAFTTIPLIAGVVIAVAIIFMWFRDVISESETGKYGAQVDMTYRWGMGWFIFSEVMFFAAFFGALFYARHMALPWLGGAGEKLSTNLLLWPDFENTWPTNGPGEIGGDFETVSAWGLPFINTLLLLSSGVTITIAHHALKDAKRLKCIIFMWATVALGATFLYFQAEEYIHAYHELNLTLGSGIYGSTFFMLTGFHGMHVTLGTFMLIVITLRLMKGHFKPDSHFGFEGVAWYWHFVDVVWVGLFVFVYIL; from the coding sequence ATGGCGACGCACGCGACTGATTCGAAGCAACCCTATTTTGTGCCCGCGCCCAGCGTGTGGCCGTTTCTGTTGACGTTAGGGCTGGCCGCCACGCTGCTGGGCGTTTCGCATCTGCTCGAAGGCAAGGCGTTCACGACGATCCCGCTGATCGCCGGTGTGGTGATTGCCGTCGCGATCATCTTCATGTGGTTCCGGGATGTCATCTCGGAGAGCGAGACCGGCAAGTATGGCGCCCAGGTCGACATGACCTATCGCTGGGGCATGGGCTGGTTCATCTTCAGCGAGGTGATGTTCTTTGCCGCCTTCTTCGGCGCGCTGTTCTACGCACGCCACATGGCGCTGCCGTGGCTGGGCGGCGCCGGCGAAAAGCTGTCGACCAACCTGCTGTTGTGGCCGGACTTCGAGAACACCTGGCCGACCAACGGCCCCGGCGAGATCGGCGGCGACTTCGAAACGGTCTCGGCCTGGGGTCTGCCGTTCATCAACACGCTGTTGTTGCTGTCCTCAGGCGTCACGATCACGATTGCACATCACGCGCTCAAGGATGCCAAGCGCCTCAAGTGCATCATTTTCATGTGGGCAACGGTCGCGCTCGGCGCCACGTTCCTGTATTTCCAGGCCGAGGAGTATATCCACGCCTATCATGAACTGAACCTCACGCTCGGTAGCGGCATCTACGGTTCCACCTTCTTCATGCTGACCGGCTTCCACGGCATGCACGTCACGCTCGGCACGTTCATGTTGATCGTGATCACCTTGCGCCTGATGAAAGGCCACTTCAAACCGGATTCGCACTTCGGATTCGAAGGCGTGGCCTGGTACTGGCATTTCGTGGATGTGGTGTGGGTCGGACTGTTTGTCTTCGTCTATATTTTGTAG
- a CDS encoding twin transmembrane helix small protein produces MLPKLIIIAFLLAIVASLASGMFFLIRDPSNRKRTVNALTVRISLSLLLIAFLVLAYFMGWIQPHGIVD; encoded by the coding sequence ATGCTGCCCAAGTTGATCATCATCGCGTTTCTGCTCGCGATCGTCGCGTCACTCGCTTCGGGGATGTTCTTCCTGATCCGCGACCCGAGTAACCGCAAGCGCACGGTCAACGCCTTGACGGTGCGGATCAGCCTGTCGCTGTTGCTGATCGCGTTTTTGGTGCTCGCGTACTTCATGGGCTGGATTCAGCCCCACGGCATCGTCGACTGA
- a CDS encoding SCO family protein, with translation MKDSSDQARGRRQFLLLVGLFAAPVVAALLLYFFLPGLRPEGTTNYGTLVEPARPLPDKLPLTTANGLAADLEVFYGRWTLVQRTGASCDEACTESLYLTRQVRTTLNKDEERLRRILIAETPVAAERMREQLAELHPDLVILADPLEQFRAFFADRGDDVLFLLDPIGNWMMSYPQDVEPKGLQKDLKHLLRISQMG, from the coding sequence ATGAAAGACTCCAGTGATCAAGCCCGCGGTCGTCGCCAGTTCCTGCTGCTGGTCGGCCTGTTCGCAGCCCCGGTGGTCGCGGCCCTGCTGCTCTACTTCTTCCTGCCGGGGCTGCGGCCCGAGGGCACCACCAACTACGGCACTCTGGTGGAGCCGGCGCGTCCGCTGCCGGACAAGCTGCCGCTGACCACCGCGAACGGCCTGGCCGCCGATCTTGAAGTGTTCTATGGTCGCTGGACGCTGGTGCAGCGCACCGGTGCAAGCTGCGACGAGGCCTGCACCGAGAGTCTGTATCTGACGCGGCAGGTTCGCACCACGCTGAACAAGGATGAGGAGCGCCTGCGCCGCATTCTGATTGCCGAAACACCGGTGGCGGCCGAGCGCATGCGTGAGCAGCTGGCGGAGCTTCATCCCGATCTGGTGATCCTCGCCGATCCGCTGGAGCAGTTTCGCGCGTTCTTCGCCGATCGCGGCGACGATGTCTTGTTTCTGCTCGATCCGATCGGCAACTGGATGATGAGCTACCCGCAGGACGTGGAGCCCAAGGGCCTGCAGAAGGACCTCAAGCATCTGTTGCGCATTTCCCAAATGGGCTGA
- the coxB gene encoding cytochrome c oxidase subunit II — translation MLETGEMLLKKLMTVAGLMLASLAASVPAWAETPAAAQAKWNMPVGVTEISRSVHSLHMTIFYVCCVIGLVVFGAMFYSVFAHRRSRHPKPATFHESTLVEIIWTVLPFVVLIGMAIPATGTLVKMSDTSNSDMTIKITGYQWLWGYDYVGEGVSFYSRLDEASNAARQLDSGIDPASVENYLLNVDKPLVLPVGQKIRFQMTSADVIHAWWVPALGWKKDAIPGYVNEMWARIDEPGIYRGQCAELCGRDHGFMPIVVEALPQDEYEQWLAKQKGGDEAPAQSAETAAPATEAAATESAVAGDMDADADAGESEAPAAAAGDELSRDALMETGRNAYQANCSACHQADGNGLPPTFPSLHGSAVVNGPVDAQIAQVLEGKNAMPPFGYLSDKDIAAAITYTRNSWGNDAGVIQPAQVAAAR, via the coding sequence ATGTTGGAGACGGGCGAAATGCTGTTGAAGAAGCTGATGACGGTTGCGGGCCTCATGCTCGCCAGCTTGGCTGCCAGTGTGCCGGCCTGGGCCGAGACTCCGGCGGCGGCGCAAGCCAAGTGGAACATGCCGGTCGGTGTGACCGAAATCAGCCGCAGCGTGCACTCCCTGCACATGACGATCTTCTACGTCTGCTGCGTGATCGGGCTGGTCGTGTTCGGCGCGATGTTCTATTCGGTGTTCGCGCATCGCCGCTCGCGCCACCCCAAGCCCGCCACCTTCCACGAATCGACGCTGGTCGAGATCATCTGGACGGTGCTTCCGTTCGTGGTGCTGATCGGCATGGCGATTCCGGCCACCGGCACGCTGGTCAAGATGTCCGACACCAGCAATTCGGACATGACCATCAAGATCACCGGCTATCAATGGCTGTGGGGTTATGACTACGTCGGCGAGGGCGTAAGTTTCTACAGCCGCCTCGACGAAGCTTCCAACGCGGCGCGTCAGCTCGATTCCGGCATCGATCCGGCCAGCGTCGAGAACTATCTGCTCAATGTCGACAAGCCGCTGGTCCTGCCGGTGGGCCAGAAGATCCGCTTCCAGATGACCTCCGCGGACGTGATTCACGCCTGGTGGGTGCCGGCTCTGGGATGGAAGAAAGACGCGATTCCGGGTTACGTCAACGAGATGTGGGCGCGGATCGACGAGCCCGGCATCTATCGCGGTCAGTGCGCCGAACTTTGCGGCCGGGATCACGGCTTCATGCCGATCGTGGTCGAGGCGCTGCCGCAGGACGAGTACGAGCAATGGCTGGCGAAGCAGAAGGGCGGCGATGAGGCCCCCGCGCAGTCGGCCGAAACCGCTGCCCCGGCGACCGAGGCCGCAGCCACTGAATCCGCCGTGGCCGGCGATATGGACGCAGATGCAGACGCAGGGGAATCCGAAGCACCGGCCGCCGCAGCCGGCGACGAGCTGTCCAGGGATGCCTTGATGGAAACCGGCAGGAACGCGTACCAGGCGAATTGCTCGGCCTGCCATCAGGCGGACGGCAACGGTTTGCCGCCGACCTTCCCGTCGTTGCACGGCAGTGCCGTGGTCAACGGGCCTGTCGATGCGCAGATTGCCCAGGTGCTCGAGGGCAAGAATGCAATGCCGCCGTTTGGCTATCTGTCCGACAAGGACATCGCGGCGGCGATTACCTATACCCGTAATTCATGGGGCAACGACGCCGGTGTGATTCAGCCGGCCCAGGTTGCTGCGGCCCGCTGA
- a CDS encoding DUF819 domain-containing protein encodes MTSTALIENDAVVLGLLAVTLGAVFWTSQSPHPWLRAFYKYVPALLLCYFIPAVYNTVGLIDGEASQLYFISSRYLLPATLVLLTLSIDLPSVARLGPKAVTMFLTGTVGVVIGGPIAILIWQLFSPDTVDGDTWRGMTAIAGSWIGGGANQAAMKEVFDVDNNLFGTMVAVDIIVANLWMAVLLWMAANAERLDARRGADTSGITALRQRIESFQAENARIASLPELMFIMAAAFGCTGAAHAIGAPIAAWFSQFRWAARLSFDSSFFWIVVLATSFGLMLSFTRVKRLEGAGASKIGSAMLYILIASIGMHMNLGAILSDPKLFGVGLSWIAIHAGLLLLVGRLIRAPVFYLAVGSQANIGGAASAPVVASAFHPALAPVGVLLAVFGYALGTYAAWACGQLMRLAAG; translated from the coding sequence ATGACCTCGACGGCGCTGATCGAAAACGATGCCGTGGTGCTCGGCCTGCTGGCCGTGACCCTGGGCGCGGTCTTCTGGACCTCGCAGAGCCCACATCCCTGGCTGCGCGCGTTCTACAAATATGTGCCGGCCCTGCTGCTGTGCTACTTCATCCCAGCGGTCTACAACACCGTGGGCCTCATCGACGGCGAGGCCTCGCAGCTTTACTTCATCAGCTCGCGCTACCTGCTGCCGGCGACGCTGGTGCTGTTGACGCTGTCCATCGATCTTCCGTCGGTGGCACGCCTGGGGCCCAAGGCCGTCACCATGTTCCTGACCGGCACCGTCGGCGTGGTCATCGGCGGCCCGATCGCGATCCTGATCTGGCAACTGTTCTCGCCGGACACCGTGGATGGCGACACCTGGCGCGGCATGACCGCGATCGCCGGCAGCTGGATCGGCGGCGGCGCCAATCAGGCGGCGATGAAGGAAGTCTTCGACGTCGACAACAATCTGTTCGGAACCATGGTCGCGGTCGACATCATCGTCGCCAATCTGTGGATGGCGGTACTGCTATGGATGGCTGCCAATGCCGAACGTCTCGACGCCCGGCGCGGCGCGGACACTTCGGGCATCACCGCCCTCCGGCAGCGCATCGAAAGCTTTCAGGCCGAAAACGCACGCATCGCCAGCCTGCCGGAGCTGATGTTCATCATGGCAGCGGCCTTCGGCTGCACCGGTGCGGCACATGCGATCGGCGCGCCGATCGCCGCCTGGTTCTCGCAGTTCCGGTGGGCGGCGCGTCTGTCCTTCGACAGCAGCTTCTTCTGGATCGTGGTGCTGGCCACCAGCTTCGGCCTGATGCTGTCTTTCACGCGCGTGAAGCGACTCGAAGGCGCCGGCGCTTCGAAGATCGGATCGGCGATGCTCTACATCCTGATCGCCAGCATCGGCATGCACATGAACCTCGGCGCGATTCTCAGCGACCCCAAGCTGTTCGGCGTGGGCCTGAGCTGGATCGCGATACACGCCGGCCTGTTGTTGCTGGTCGGCCGCCTGATCCGCGCACCGGTGTTCTATCTGGCCGTGGGCAGCCAGGCCAACATCGGCGGCGCCGCCAGCGCACCGGTGGTGGCCAGCGCGTTCCATCCGGCGCTGGCGCCGGTCGGCGTGCTGCTGGCGGTCTTCGGCTATGCGCTCGGGACCTACGCGGCCTGGGCCTGCGGCCAGCTGATGCGGCTTGCCGCCGGATAG
- the ctaD gene encoding cytochrome c oxidase subunit I, whose protein sequence is MAHEHAHAHDHDHEHHGPPPGLMRWVKTTNHKDLGTLYLCFSMLMFFIGGLMSLVIRAELFEPGLQFVHPEFFNSMTTMHALVMIFGGLMPAFTGLANWMVPMMVGAGDLALPRVNNWGFWLLPFAFALLLSTLFIGGGAPAGGWTMYPPLVLQTGAAFPLLIFSIHLMGISSITGAINVVVTILNMRAPGMTLLKMPLFVWTWLITAYLLIATMPVLAGAVTMLLTDKYFGTTFFDAAGGGDPVMFQHIFWFFGHPEVYILILPAFGVVSTIIPTFARKPLFGYDSMVYATASIAFLSFIVWAHHMFTVGMPLTGELFFMFSTMLIAVPTGVKVFNWIATMWKGSMTFETPMLFAVAFVFLFTIGGFSGLMLAIAPADFQYHDTYFVVAHFHYVLVPGAVFSVIAAIYYWIPKWTGHMYNEKLGKLHFWLSAIFINVTFFPQHFVGLAGMPRRIPDYAVQFTDFNQISTIGAFGFFFAQFLFIGNIMRCMARKGEKAKARAWEGAQGLEWTVASPAPYHTFEVPPQIDDAETQAAH, encoded by the coding sequence ATGGCACACGAACACGCGCACGCGCACGACCACGACCACGAGCATCACGGTCCGCCCCCCGGGCTCATGCGCTGGGTCAAGACGACCAACCACAAGGATCTGGGCACGCTGTACCTGTGCTTCAGCATGCTGATGTTCTTCATCGGCGGCTTGATGTCGCTGGTGATCCGCGCCGAGCTGTTCGAACCGGGTCTGCAGTTCGTGCACCCCGAGTTCTTCAACTCCATGACCACCATGCACGCCTTGGTCATGATCTTCGGCGGTCTGATGCCGGCGTTCACCGGTCTGGCGAACTGGATGGTGCCGATGATGGTCGGTGCCGGCGATCTGGCGCTGCCGCGAGTCAACAACTGGGGCTTCTGGTTGCTGCCGTTCGCCTTCGCGCTGCTGCTGTCGACCCTGTTCATCGGTGGCGGTGCACCTGCGGGCGGCTGGACCATGTACCCGCCGCTGGTGCTGCAGACCGGCGCGGCATTTCCGCTGCTGATCTTCTCGATCCACTTGATGGGCATTTCGTCGATCACCGGCGCGATCAACGTCGTGGTCACGATCCTGAACATGCGTGCGCCGGGCATGACCCTGCTGAAGATGCCGCTGTTCGTGTGGACCTGGTTGATCACCGCCTATCTGCTGATCGCGACCATGCCGGTTCTGGCCGGCGCGGTGACGATGCTGCTCACCGACAAGTATTTCGGCACCACCTTCTTCGACGCCGCCGGCGGCGGCGACCCGGTGATGTTCCAGCACATCTTCTGGTTCTTCGGCCATCCCGAGGTCTACATCCTGATCCTGCCGGCCTTCGGCGTGGTTTCGACGATCATCCCGACCTTCGCGCGCAAGCCGCTGTTCGGCTATGACTCGATGGTGTACGCCACGGCCTCGATCGCCTTCCTGTCGTTCATCGTCTGGGCGCACCACATGTTCACCGTGGGCATGCCGCTGACCGGCGAGCTGTTCTTCATGTTCAGCACCATGCTGATCGCGGTGCCCACCGGTGTGAAGGTGTTCAACTGGATCGCGACGATGTGGAAGGGCTCGATGACCTTCGAGACGCCCATGCTGTTCGCGGTGGCCTTCGTGTTCCTGTTCACCATCGGCGGCTTCTCCGGATTGATGCTGGCGATCGCGCCGGCGGACTTCCAGTACCACGACACCTATTTCGTGGTGGCGCATTTCCATTACGTGCTGGTGCCGGGCGCGGTGTTCTCGGTGATCGCGGCGATCTACTACTGGATCCCGAAGTGGACCGGACACATGTACAACGAGAAGCTCGGCAAGCTGCATTTCTGGCTGTCTGCGATCTTCATCAATGTCACGTTCTTCCCGCAGCACTTCGTCGGTCTGGCCGGCATGCCGCGCCGTATCCCGGACTACGCGGTGCAGTTCACCGACTTCAACCAGATTTCGACGATCGGCGCGTTCGGTTTCTTCTTCGCGCAGTTCCTGTTCATCGGAAACATCATGCGCTGCATGGCGCGCAAGGGTGAGAAGGCCAAGGCGCGCGCCTGGGAAGGCGCACAGGGTCTGGAATGGACCGTGGCGTCGCCGGCGCCGTACCACACCTTCGAGGTGCCGCCGCAGATCGACGACGCCGAAACCCAGGCCGCGCACTGA